The Natrinema sp. SYSU A 869 DNA segment GGCGGCCGCTTGCCGACGGTGGGTCGGACGACTGACTCGTGACCATGGAGAGCGATTCCGATGTCGAGACGTCCGTCAAGCGGGTGAAAGACGCCATCGAGGGGAACGACGACCTCGGCCTGATGGCGGAAGTCGACCACGAGGCCAACGCCGCTTCGGTCGACCGTGACCTCCAGCCGACGACCGTGCTGGTATTCGGGAACCCGGATCTGGGAACGCCGTTGATGCAGTCGGCCCGGACGCTGGCGATCGATCTCCCGCAAAAACTGCTCGTTATGGAACGAGAGGATGGAACGGTCACGGTAACCTACAATGACACGACTTATATCGCGGAACGACACGGCGTCGACAAGCAAGACGACCGCTTAGACACTGCTTCGGATACACTGTCATCGCTGGCCGCTATCGCGGCCGGACGGGAGTAACGAGCCTGTTGCGACTACGGGTTTTGATCAGAGGGGAAAGGGACGCCTTTAGCAGTCACATTCGCCGGTCGTGGCGGCAGTGTACTCCAGCATAGTGAGGTTACGATACTACCTCGAATACCTGTTTGCTGATCACGATCAATCGTCCGCCGTCGAGGCGTGTTCATTCGCCCGACTTCGCAGGCCGGCCGCCATCGCGGGGACGTCACTCGCCGTGACGGGACCATCGGTCTCGAGTTCCCCGAGCGACTTCGGGAACTCGCGGTGTTCCTTATGAATCGCGATTCCAACCTTCGCCCCCTGGCCCATCGCGACGGGGATCTGGTTGTGTCCAGTCGTCAGATCGCCGACCGCGTACAGGCCGCCGACCGACGTTCGGCCGTGATCGTCAACATCGACCATTCCGTCGTTATTTAGATCTGCGCCGAGCGATGCTGCGAGGGCATTGTTGTACTCACTCCCGTACATCGCGAAGCCGCCCGTGTACTGACGGACTGTACCGTCGCCGGGCTCCGTCTGGCTGCCAGTGGGACGTGGTCCCACGCTGTCTGCGAACTCCAAGGCCTCGAGCCAGCCGTCATCGCCGTTCCGGACGCCGGTCACGTCCTCGTGAATGACGTCGACGGGGTGGTGCTTGAGTATCGTCGCAGTCTCGTCGCTCCAGGTCGGTTCGTCACCGCGGAGCAGCAGATCGACGTCGTCGGTGACGTTCAGCACGATCATCGCGACATGGGCAGCGCTCTCGTCGTGGCCCATCATGTAAACCGGCTCGTCGACGAACATGGACGCGTCGCAGTGCAGTCCGCGCCCGGTTCGAGGCAGCGGCGGCTCAGGTCGTCCGTCGGAGAACCCAGTCGCCAAAACGACGCTATCCGCGATGGCCGAACCATCCGTCGTCTCGAGTGCGAACGAGTCGTCGATCCGCTTGACGCCCGTCACGAACTCCTGATGGTAGTCGGCACCGTACGATTGAATCTTCTCGACCGCCGTTTCGAGGAGTTCGTTGCCCGACACTGATTCGGGGGTGCCGATGACGTTGTGCGTGTCCTGCATCATCGCGGCCCGACCCCCGCCCCGGTCGAAGACTGCGGTATCATGTCCGAGTCGCGCCGTGTAGAGGGCGGTTGTCAAGCCGGCGGGACCACCTCCGACCACGGCGACTTCGTATCGGGATTCATTCGAGGTATCAGTGGATGTCGTCATTTTATGGTGACCTATAGTTAGCAATAAACGCTCGCTAACCTGTTGGTCATTCGGTCACCGGTCGGTAACCGGCCTCAGTGCAGGAGCGAAGAAGTAGTCTAAGAACAGAATAGATACTACTAGTAACTAGGTTACAATACGTGACAATATGCCGATTCAGGACTAATTGACCCCTATGGCACTGTCTAGTTACTCGATCTCGACGTATAGAAGTGTTTCAGAGCCTGCTACAGCATTACTGGTGAAATATGAGATTGTCACTGCTTATGAGAAATTTGCTGAAGCAGCCGAATTATCGCTGCTCGTGGAACAGAGTCCCCTATATCAGATCCAATATGGTGATTTTACAGCCGATACCGTCACTTCATCACCTTCCCGTATTGCGGTTTCTCTTATCTAGACAGTGCCACCCCTATGGACGAATCAACACAGCAACTGAAAGTGTGGTGTACAGGCGAAGACTGGTGTCCGATCACCTCCACTGCAACGCTAATCGGCAAGAAGTGGCACACTGTGGTCATTCATCAGCTACTTGCCAACGGTCCGCTTGGGTTCAATGCACTCAAAGAAGAAGTCGGAGGCATCTCCAGTAAGGTTCTCTCGGACGTCCTCGAAGATCTCGAACAAAAGCAACTGATCGACAGAGAGATTGTCAACGAGAAACCAGTCCGAGTCAAGTACTCGCTGACCGACATCGGTGAGTCACTCGAACCAGTCATTCAGGAAATGGCTCATTGGGGAGAAGAACACCTAATGACTGCACCGAACGAAGAGAGTTCAGTTGCGTAACTGTATGGATTATTTGGATGTTATAAGGTTCTACCTGTTGTTTCGCCTCGCTAATAAGAATATTACATAGCGGTCGCTGTGTGAGTGAGAGTATGAGTAGGAGCGGCGAATCGAATTTCCCAGAGGGTCGCCCACTCCAGTACTCACCGAAACGTAGGCGAGCTTATCTTCCGTGTTCGGGATGGGTACGGGAGGTACCTCGCCACTGTGGCCGCTGTAATGCCGATCAGCGGAATCGAACCGCCGTCAGACCACGATCGGTGAAGTTCGACCGTATTGGTCGATATGAGTGGAGGCGGCGAAACGAATTTCCCAGAGGCTCGCGCACTCCAGTACTCACCGTAACGCTGGCGAGCTTATCTTCCGTGTTCGGGATGGGTACGGGAGGTACCTCGCCGCTGTGGCCGCCCTAATGCCGATCAACGGGATCGAACCGTTGCAATACCAATATCGGTGGTGTGTCTAAGACCGTGTATACGTGTAGTCCAGTTTACGTCCGGACCCGTTCTCGCGTCACGGATCCAATGCGATGTAATGTATGAATGTGTGGCTCGATCGATTAGTGCTCGCGGGCTCAACACCTCGTTGCCTTGGTGCGTACACCCCGAGTCTATCGAACTCGTCTTCTACGAGTGATCTCAATGGTATCTCTTTTCCAGGTGGGTTTCGAGCTTAGATGCGTTCAGCTCTTACCCCGTGGTGCGTCGCTGCCCAGCACGTGCCCTTCCGGACAGCTGGTACACGAGTGGCACCCATTCGTAGTTCCTCTCGTACTATACGAACGTTCCCGTCAGATACCGTAACACCCCCAATAGATAGCAGCCGACCTGTCTCACGACGGTCTAAACCCAGCTCACGACCTCCTTTAATAGGCGAACAACCTCACCCTTGCCCGCTTCTGCACGGGCAGGATGGAGGGAACCGACATCGAGGTAGCAAGCCACCCGGTCGATATGTGCTCTTGCGGGTGACGACTCTGTTATCCCTAAGGTAGCTTTTCTGTCAGCAATTGGCCGCATCAAGCAGCCTAATTGGTTCGCTAGACCACGCTTTCGCGTCAGCGTCGATCGTTGTGTTCGACACTGTCAGACTTCCTTTTGCTCTTGCGCTCTTCCCCGAGTCTCCGACTCGGGTGAGGAAATCTTGGGGCGCGCTCGATATCTTTTCAAGCGCGTACCGCCCCAGTCAAACTGCCCGGCTACCAGTGTCCTCCGCCAGGAGTGAGAGTCGCAGTCACCATCGGGTAGTATTTCAATGCTGCCTCGGTGGCCCGCTAGCGCGGGTACCTGTGTAACGGCTCCTACCTATGCTGCACAATGGCGACCACGTCTCAGTGACAGCCTGCAGTAAAGCTCTATAGGGTCTTCGCTTCCCCTTGGGGGTCTCCAGACTCCGCACTGGAACGTACAGTTCACCGGGCCCAACGTTGGGACAGTGGCGCTCTCGTTGATCCATTCATGCAAGCCGCTACTGAAGCGGCAAGGTACTACGCTACCTTAAGAGGGTCATAGTTACCCCCGCCGTTAACAGGTCCTTCGTCCCCTTGTACGGGGTGTTCAGATACCTGCACTGGGCAGGATTCAGTGACCGTACGAGTCCTTGCGGATTTGCGGTCACCTATGTTGTTACTAGACAGTCGGAGCGCCCGAGTCACTGCGACCTGCCTCTTCGCGAGGCAGGCATCCCTTATTGCGAACGTACGGGACTAACTTGCCGAATTCCCTAACGTCGGTTGATCCCGACAGACCTTGGCTTTCGCTGCCATGAGTACCTGTGTCGGATCTCGGTACGAACAGTGTGCTTGCCTTTTCACGGGCTCTAGGTTGGCCTGACTTGCGCGATCCTGCCATTCGTTCGCTTCGTGCCATTACGGCTTCCACGAATTTCGACAGTTCGACTGGGCGAAGGCCCAGCTCAGGCGGCCCCAAAGCGTCGGCTTTGAGTGCACACTGGCATAGGAATATTAACCTATTTCCCTGTTGTCAGCTTCGACTTACGGGCTGACTTAGGACCGGCTAACCCTCAGCTGATAAGCATTGCTGAGGAACCCTTACTCGTTCGGCCGTCGGGGTTCTAACCCGACTAACGCTGCTACTATGACCAGGATTTCGTTACTGAACGGTCCACACGAGTTCTCACCCGTGCTTCCACCCGAACAGAACGCCAACCTACAAGATTGCGGTCTGATCCGCACTGCTAGGTCTCGGTGGTAGACTTGAGCCCCGATCATTTTGGGCGCCTCAAACCTCGGCCGGTAAGCTGTTACGCTTTTCTTGGAGGGTAGCTGCTTCTAAGCTCACCTCCCGGCTGTCTAGGGCTTGAGACCACCTTCGATCGCACTTAGTCTACACTTGGGGACCTTAACCCAGCTCTGGGTTGTCTCCCTCACGGTACACAGGCTTACCCCGTGCACCGGACTCCCTGCGTCAAACGACGTTCATAGGTTCGGAGTTGGACAGGGGGGCGCACTCCTCTCGGAGTGCGGTCCCCCAATCCGTCGCTCTACCCCATGAACTATCTCGGCAGAGGTCATGCTTCGACATGTTTCGGTTGGAACCAGCTGTTTCCGGACTCGATGGGCCTTTCACCCCTAGACGTAGGTCACGAGAGGGTATTGTAGGACACCAACTCTAACAGACTTCCACGTGCCTTTCGGCACGCTTCATCTTGCCCACGCCTAGATCGTCCGGTTTCGGGTCGTGCCCGTTTGACTCCCCGCGCTTGAACACGGTGGCCCTGGTGCAAAGCACTGCGGCCATATCGGTTTCCCTACGCCTTCCTCGATAAGCGAGTTAGACTCGTCAAACAGGCACACTCCCTGGTTCGTTTTTCAAAACGTACGACAGAACACCGGCTTCCCAAACCTCCTACTAGAGGTTCGCACCTCGATCGTTTTGTCCGGGACCTTGTATGCCCTGTCGCTCCATCGCCAACTGATTTCACGCCCTATTGCACCTCCCTTCGTGGGGTGCTTTTCAGCGTTCGCTCACGCTACTTGTTCGCTATCGGTCTTGAGGAGTGTTTAGTCTTCGCGGTCGATGCCCGCGATATTCACGAGGGATATCCAACCCCCGATACTCTGGGACTGACGCACAGCGTACTCGTCGACGGTACGGGACTGTCACCCTGTTTCGTGCTCTATTCCAAGAGACTTCGCGTCGAATTTCTGCTGCTGAGAGTCAGCCCGAACACCACATTGCCCGTGAAGGCTTCGGTTTGGACTGTGTCGCGTTTATTCGCCATTACTAACGACATCGCGTTTGCTTTCTTTTCCTGTCGATACTAAGATGTTTCAATTCTCGACGTTCCCCATTGCGCGAAGCAATTGCGGTGGGGATTCCCATTCGGAAATCCTGAGTTCTTCGCCTCCGTGCGGCTCCCTCAGGCTTATCGCAGCTTGGCACGTCCTTCATCAGCTCTCAAGCCGAGCGATCCACCAGCTGGCACAGTAGCCACGTTCATCGGATCGGCGGTTGCAAAGCAACCACGTAGTGACCCGGGAACGGGTCCAGTGGACGCCTGGACTACACGTACACACGGTCTCATCTGCACGCCGTAGACGCGGCATGCATTAACCCTTCCCACCCGCGTTTACACGGGATGGTGCATCGGTTCTATCGTACTCAATCATCGAGCCGTCTCCCACTTAAGGGGCACGATTCGATGACCAGTACGAGCCATGGACCCACAGGGATTCGAACCCTGGGCATCCTCCTTGCAAAGGAGGCACTCTACCACTGAGCTATGGGCCCACGTCCGCCCACAATGGGCGGACAAAGCGTATCACGTTAGCCTCGGTAGTTCAAAGGTGCCCGATCGGCCATACGGTGGTCGATCGAACGTGGAACCGCAATCCGCTAAGGTGGGTCAGGCGCGACGGCCTGATCCCGATCTGTGGAGGTGATCCAGCCGCAGATTCCCCTACGGCTACCTTGTTACGACTTAAGCCCCCTTGCGGAGCCCAGATTCGACCAACGTTGCGTTGGCCTCATCCGGACCCCACTCGGGTGCTTTGACGGGCGGTGTGTGCAAGGAGCAGGGACGTATTCACCGCGCCCTTCTGAGGCGCGATTACTACCGAATCCAGCTTCATGAGGGCGAGTTTCAGCCCTCAATCCGAACTACGACCGAGTTTCGGAGATTAGCGTCCCCTTTCGGGGTTGCATCCCACTGTCTCGGCCATTGTAGCCCGCGTGTCGCCCAGCACATTCGGGGCATACTGACCTACCGTTGCCCGTTCCTTCCTCCAGTTTGGCACTGGCAGTCCTCTTAATGTACCCAACCACCACAAGGGTGTTGCTGGCAATTAAGGGTGCGGGTCTCGCTCGTTGCCTGACTTAACAGGACGCCTCACGGTACGAGCTGACGGCGGCCATGCACCTCCTCTCAATGGCTCCAGTAAGATCATCAATCTGACCTTCACTGCACATTGTCGATGCTGGTGAGATGTCCGGCGTTGAGTCCAATTAAACCGCAGGCTCCTCCGGTTGTAGTGCTCCCCCGCCAATTCCTTTAAGTTTCATCCTTGCGGACGTACTTCCCAGGCGGTCTGCTTCACGGCTTCCCTACGACACAGCACAGGCTCGTAGCCTGTGCCACATCTAGCAGACATCGTTTACAGCTCGGACTACCCGGGTATCTAATCCGGTTCGTGACCCGAGCTTTCGTCCCTCACCGTCGGATCCGTCTTCCAGAGGCGCTTTCGCCACCGGTGGTCCGTCCAGGATTACGGGATTTCACTCCTACCCCGGACGTACCCCTCTGGTCTTCCGGTCCCAAGCCACACAGTTTCCACCGGACGCCTGCGCGTTAAGCGCGCAGATTTCCCGATAGACTTGCGTGGCCAGCTACGGACGCTTTAGGCCCAATAATAGCGGTCATCACTCGTGCTGCCGGTATTACCGCGGCGGCTGGCACCGGTCTTGCCCAGCACTTATTCTACTACCACCTTACGGTAGTGAAAAGCGAGGACTATATGCCCTCGCACTCGGAGTCCCCTTATCGCACTCGCGTGCAGTGTAAAGGTTTCGCGCCTGCTGCGCCCCGTAGGGCCCGGTATCTTGTCTCAGATACCGTCTCCGGGCTCTTGCTCTCACAACCCGTACCGATTATAGGCACGGTGGGCCGTTACCCCACCGTCTACCTAATCGGCCGCAGCCACATCCTATGGCGCCGTAGCGTTTCAAGTTCACACCACTCCAGGTGGTGAACTCTATTCCGAATTAGCCTCAGTTTCCCGAGGTTATTCGGATCCATAGGGTAGTTTGGCCACGTGTTACTGAGCTATCTGCTACGAGTCTGAACTCGTGCAACTAGCATGGCTAAATCGGACTCCAATAGCAATGACCTCCGGCAGGATCAACCGGAATGCTATATATGTACTCCCCATAGTGGGGAGGGTCTGTTGGCGGTGAATGTTGCAAACACACTCACACATAAATGGTCCACGTTCGATGACACTGGTCGAATGACCAAACGGGCGTCACCGAACTACCAAGGCTAACATCAGATCCCATCTGTACGGCGGACCGCAGGGGTAGGATCCTCATCTCCTTCGGATGTATTCGTACTCCCTCCGGGGTACATAACCCCTTTGGACTCGAACCATCCGAGGTGGCGGAGTGCATCACACACGCCGCCTCCTTCTTCGTATATATACAGAATCGCCGGTCACTACTTAAGGCCTACGAACCACAGGTCCGAAGGTAGGTAGTACCACGCGTACTATGTGGAGGAAACTGAACAGTACGAGGAGGAAGTCAACTCTGAACCGGCCGCGGTCGATGAGTCAACCTCTAAAAGATATCAAGCACCTGCTCTCAAGATTTGGGTCTGAATCACCCCTCCGTCGAATGAACTACTCACCCGTTGGCTGTCGAGGGAACCAGCCGTTCACTCGAGACGGTTTATCGGTCCCAAAGGGTGCGGAGGATTGAATGAAGCTCTCTGCAGAGATGTATGAGGGCAACCAATGGAGCAACAGCGCCACCAGACGCTGAGACGACACAGGTTCTGAGGCGAGAGAGTGCCAAACGACCAACCGCGACACATGCCGAATGCCGAACTGTTCGAGACCCGCTCGAGATCGGACAGGGTATGCTGGCCGGTTCTGCTTGGACAGCTGTGAAGTCCGCTACGGATATATAGCCCGTACGTCGCACAGCCGCTAGCACATCTCGAGTAAACTTGCCCCCTGAAAATGGCCTGTCGAACCAGCAACCGTCATCGCTCCGTTCGTGACGACCACCAGTTACATGACACTGTCGACTCGAGTCACTCGAGCAGAAATGACTCTACCACAACGGCGACATGATCCTCTCTACTGCTCCCACGAGGGACATCACTGCCCTACCACCCACAGAGTATGAATTGTGGTCATTCAACGACTCTTTGGGACAATAGTCGAAGTTAATCCTCTGAGTGAGACATTTCCCAGACCGGCACTGTCTAGTTCTGGATTATTTCAGTTGACGTTTTGTTCGTTGAGAGCTTAATGCGGTCTCTAGCGGGTATCGGAGTTCTTCGAGCGACATGGACCTTGCGACAAGAACACTTCATCGTCTCAAACAGGTTCAACTAGACAGTGCCTCAGAAGCATCCGCGTGAACTCTTCGACCCGGCTTAAGCGCAGAGCTTCGTCGCCGTGCCTCGAGATCCCGCGTGGCCCCCAGGGGGCTTCTACTCGTGACATTCCGGCGGCAGCCACCTGTCAGCAAAGGGCTTCGGCTCCGACATCGCCCACAACAGCCGTGTCCTCGGCCATCCCAGGCTTGGTCGTGTGCGTATCGCCGGTAGCTTTCGGCGGCAACTGCTACGGATTGTCTTTCATTCCGCTGGGGCGGGACGGATGTCCCAAGGGTGGGTACTCCATGCTGAGATGTAAATGTTTCGAACATTTGGTTACCGAATCTTGTTTTTGGCCAGTTCCATCACATCGCTGATCCACTGGGTCAATAGCCGTGTCGCCGGATCGCGATTGATACATCGGCCCTCTTTGTCGAACTCGAGAACCCACTCGTCTTGGCCGTGATTGATAGTGACCGTCTTACCATCGTCCTCGTAGATCAACTCAACGTGGCCGTCGTGGACTCGTCTGCTGGGGCTTTCGGATTGAGGTCGATATCAATCCATCGGCTATCAATAATTGCCGACGTTACATTCTTATCTTCATGATATAGCTGCTTAAAGGTTTCTTCCAATTCTGAAGCCAGTTTGATGTGATAATCGGCGTTCCGGTCAAACAAGCCCCTCCGAAAACCAGCACCTCGTACGAGTAACCTGATATTCAACGATGCTTCTATAACTCGGTGAGAAGACAAACACCCACCATTTTCGAGTTGTGAATGGGGAGGGGTATGACAGTCTATGAAGGAGAAAGTCGATTTTCGCGGTTCACCTACCCCCCGTTTTCGAGTAGTAACGGAAATCCTGACGAATGACACACCCCATTTTCGAGTTGTAACGCACTACTCGGAACACTCACACTCCCCGTTTTCGAGTAGTAAGACAGTGGGAATAGAGTCAAGATCAGTTCTTGGTACGGAACTTCTTCAGCCATTCGCGAACGACGGCGCTGATAGTCGCGTCTTCATGAGCTAAATCAGCGAACCGAGAGTCCTCACGGATCGTCTCCAGAATCGTTTCCGGATCCTCAGAGAGGGAGAAATACATGTGCACTCCTCTCCCCCGGCCCTTACCTCGTCGCTCGAAGTCCAACACACCGTACGTACTCTGCTCAGTTACGTGGTTCACGAAGGTTTCGCGACTGTACTGATCCGCATCCATCGTGTCGGCAATGAATTGGTAAGTCTTGAACGCAGGCCCAGCCGGTATCCACTCTGGATATTCTTTCGCATAGTGGGCAGTGGCTGCCACGGCATAGATGGAGAGTTTCTTCTGAGTCGAAATCCCGCTAATATGGCGGAGCTTCCGATTCTCGGTATATTTCTCTTGGGCCTCACGGACATCAGTCTCGGTGACCGTGTTAGTGCCACACCGCTCGGCCAGTTCACCAGCCCACCTGAGGAGATCGATCGCTTTCCGTGCATCCCCGTGCGTTTGGGAACCGAACGCAGCAACAAGTGGAATGACGTCATCTGCAAGCGATTCCGGTTTGAAAGCATCGTGGCGGTATTTGAGGATACTACGGAGTTGCGTTGCATCATAGTCATCGAAGAAGATGTCATCAGGGTTGTAAGAACTTTGTGCCCGACTGTTGAGGTCTCTCATGAAATCGGCATAGTTAGTGATCGTCGTGAGCGAGATTGGGCCATCAAAATCGGCGAGTTTTCGAGCCCGTGAAAGCTGGTAGATGAGAGAATTGTACTCAGCCTCTTGGTACGGTCCCTCAAGCATATCGATTTCATCGAGAATGAAGATAACGCCGTCATAATGCTCTCGCATTAGCTCGTACAGTCGTTCGAGTTTCTGATCCGTAGAGACGCCGGTTTGGGGAACACCAGGATCAACACCAAGGTCGTCCGCAGCAGCTTTGACTAACCGATAGACAGCACGATCTGCGGTCTTCGGCCCCTCGCAGTTGATGGAGAGGACACCGAACGTCTTTCCTTGCGATTCACATAGTTCGACAATCTGTTTACAGACTGCATGAATGATGAGCGACTTCCCCGTTCCGGAGGGACCACTCAGAAGCATATCCGAAATGCCTTCGTTCTGGAGAACAGGTTTTAGATTGTCAACGACGCGGCTCAACTGGTCATCGCGACCGACGATACGATCCTCATCGATGATAGTATCTGAACGAACCAGATCTTTATTGGCGAAGACCCCACCAGATGACTCAGTTTGAAGCCGTTCCCGAATTGAGATACCACCATCATCGCCGTTTATAGCCTCTTGAGGCGGATTAGTAGTGTCCGAGCCATTCTCGAAAGCCGTTTGCGATGTTGCAGAAGAATCTGCATCCTCGATCACCGAGTCAGGATTCTCTGGATCAGCAGAGGAGGATTCATGATCCTTCTCACCTGATTGATGATCTGAACCGTCTCCACGTCCCTCTCGTCCCATTATGAACCCCCTCGAACTCTGGGTATAAAAATGGACCCTTGTGGAGTTGTAACCGGTCGAAAACAGGTTCTATAACAGCTATAGATAAGTATTCTCTGAGTCAGTCAGATACCGTCTTCGCAATCTATCACCCCCCGTTATCGAGTTGTAACAGATCGGGGGTAGCTTCATCATCGGCTTTCTGACTCGACCCGCACACACACCGTTTTCGACTTGTAAGCTATTGAGAAGAGATAACATATCTCTTCTGACCATCTTATTTTTCAAGTTGTTAGAGCAGGAGGATCAATCTCAGGACCAGAATCGTCAGGGCTTAAATCGATGGCCGTGGTGAATCGCCATACGGCGTTGGATTTGCCTAGCTCACAGCACGCTTGATGTTGTAGACGGCACACATCAGGATGATTTCACGGGACTCACAGTACCAGCTTCGCGCACGCTCGGTGATGCTCGTGCGTGCGCTTGATTACTGAGAAGACGGTTTCAGACAGCGCTCTCTGGACGTAGAGAGCCTCATCGATCCGCACGTTATGCACGTGATCGATGGGGCGGAATTCACGATGTTTGGTCAACGGTCTGACGTCCCCTTCCCGCAGTTTTCCGCGTAATCGTTGCTAGTCGTAGCCTTTGTCTGCGGCGAGGCTGTGCAACTTGCCCGCCACAACGCAGGCGAGTTGCCAGCCGATCTGCGTGTCGTGGCGTTTCCTCGCCGTACAGTGAATGTCAAGAACGGCCTGTGATGCTGTGTCGACGAAAGCGGTGGTTTTGAGCGTCTGAACACGGTAATTGGTGCAGCGGCAGTAGTGTTTGCTGGCGTTTTCACGGTCGAAATCGAAAAACGTCACGTCCATCGCTACATGGCCAGATGACTTGTGCAGCTGCGCGAGAGGCGCAGCAGCACTCGCCAGACCGCCATCTTGATCCTGTCAAACGCCTCCACTAGTGACCTGAACGCCAAAACGTTTGTCAGATAGTACTGAAGTTCATCGAATCGTGCTGACGGAAGCCGGATCACTCGACGGACGGGCCACTCAGCCGGGACAGTGGCCCCTCTGGGAACAACTGAAAGAACACGGCCCGTAACAAGACGAGGGCACCAAGTACCCCTCCAAACAACAGCGCCCAGATCGATGGGGAAACACCGCCCGTTTCCGCCAGATAGTGGATGTACAGGCTTACAACGGCCCACAACAGGGTGAACGCGGCGAGGGTTCCGAGCACGATCGAGGCGAGGATCCGAGTCACCGCCGTGTCACCGGGCTGGATCCGATTGCCGGAACCGAGAACTGTCGAACTGAGTCGGATTCCGTGTGCCAACACACCGACCAGAACGGAAAGGGCGAGGAGACCAGGAACGAGTATCCTTACTGGGAACCAAAGCAATCCGAGGACGGTCTCGAAAAGAATCACGGATTCGTTGACTACCTCGGCCGTCAAGAGGATCGCGAGGACAGCGAGGACGAGTTCGGCTACTCGTCTCCCGACCGGATTATCGAGGTGGAAGGCAAACATGACGTGTCACACACTATTGTTTTAGAAGTAATAAATCTACTGTGGACCGGGGGTCGTCGCCTGTATCGAGCGAGTCGGGTCAATGTCTGTTAGGAGCGTGTCTGTGCTGCACACGTGTCCTCAATTCTATGGAAACGCCGTCTTCGAGTCAGTCGAGCCGGTACTCGAGCTGCCAGCGCTGTGTATCCAGGCGCTTGAACTCGGCGACGAATAGCTCGAGCGCGTCGAGAAGGGCTGCGAGTTCCTAGTCGTCGACCGTCTCCTCGAGTGCTGATAGTCAGTCACGAACGTCGTCAACATCCGGCCGTCTGACGGGTTCACTGGTGGATTCCGATTCTACACTTATTATAGTAGGTCCTACGTTAGATACGAATACAAAGACTGTCCCACCGAATCAGGTTGTCTCGAGTAGACCTACCGATCACAATCAGGACACTGCGTGATCTTGTCCTCGTCGCCAATGTAGAATCGATTGGACGGCCTCGTAAAGACAGCAAGATACCAGAACCCGACGTAGTAT contains these protein-coding regions:
- a CDS encoding AAA family ATPase — translated: MGREGRGDGSDHQSGEKDHESSSADPENPDSVIEDADSSATSQTAFENGSDTTNPPQEAINGDDGGISIRERLQTESSGGVFANKDLVRSDTIIDEDRIVGRDDQLSRVVDNLKPVLQNEGISDMLLSGPSGTGKSLIIHAVCKQIVELCESQGKTFGVLSINCEGPKTADRAVYRLVKAAADDLGVDPGVPQTGVSTDQKLERLYELMREHYDGVIFILDEIDMLEGPYQEAEYNSLIYQLSRARKLADFDGPISLTTITNYADFMRDLNSRAQSSYNPDDIFFDDYDATQLRSILKYRHDAFKPESLADDVIPLVAAFGSQTHGDARKAIDLLRWAGELAERCGTNTVTETDVREAQEKYTENRKLRHISGISTQKKLSIYAVAATAHYAKEYPEWIPAGPAFKTYQFIADTMDADQYSRETFVNHVTEQSTYGVLDFERRGKGRGRGVHMYFSLSEDPETILETIREDSRFADLAHEDATISAVVREWLKKFRTKN
- a CDS encoding NAD(P)/FAD-dependent oxidoreductase, which encodes MTTSTDTSNESRYEVAVVGGGPAGLTTALYTARLGHDTAVFDRGGGRAAMMQDTHNVIGTPESVSGNELLETAVEKIQSYGADYHQEFVTGVKRIDDSFALETTDGSAIADSVVLATGFSDGRPEPPLPRTGRGLHCDASMFVDEPVYMMGHDESAAHVAMIVLNVTDDVDLLLRGDEPTWSDETATILKHHPVDVIHEDVTGVRNGDDGWLEALEFADSVGPRPTGSQTEPGDGTVRQYTGGFAMYGSEYNNALAASLGADLNNDGMVDVDDHGRTSVGGLYAVGDLTTGHNQIPVAMGQGAKVGIAIHKEHREFPKSLGELETDGPVTASDVPAMAAGLRSRANEHASTADD
- a CDS encoding DUF302 domain-containing protein, with protein sequence MESDSDVETSVKRVKDAIEGNDDLGLMAEVDHEANAASVDRDLQPTTVLVFGNPDLGTPLMQSARTLAIDLPQKLLVMEREDGTVTVTYNDTTYIAERHGVDKQDDRLDTASDTLSSLAAIAAGRE
- a CDS encoding helix-turn-helix domain-containing protein, with translation MDESTQQLKVWCTGEDWCPITSTATLIGKKWHTVVIHQLLANGPLGFNALKEEVGGISSKVLSDVLEDLEQKQLIDREIVNEKPVRVKYSLTDIGESLEPVIQEMAHWGEEHLMTAPNEESSVA